In a single window of the Micromonospora sp. WMMD1155 genome:
- the tpiA gene encoding triose-phosphate isomerase: MSSTTRRPLMAGNWKMNLSHLEANLLVQKLAASLTEKQLTEVETVVLPPFTDLRTVQTAVDGDKLLIGYGGQDLSPHASGAYTGDISGPLLAKLGCTYVVVGHSERRAYHHEDDTVVNAKVKAALTHGLTPILCVGEGLDVREQGTHVAHCADQLDGGLAGLTPEQVRQVVIAYEPVWAIGTGKTATPEDAQEVCGAVRQRLAERFGQDTADQVRVLYGGSVKASNVASIMAQPDVDGGLVGGASLDAEEFAQICRFPEHIAR, from the coding sequence ATGTCGAGCACGACCCGTCGGCCGCTGATGGCCGGCAACTGGAAGATGAACCTCAGCCACCTCGAGGCCAACCTGCTGGTGCAGAAGCTGGCCGCGAGCCTCACCGAGAAGCAGCTCACCGAGGTCGAGACGGTCGTGCTGCCGCCCTTCACCGACCTGCGTACCGTGCAGACCGCGGTGGACGGCGACAAGCTGCTGATCGGCTACGGCGGGCAGGACCTCTCCCCGCACGCGTCCGGCGCGTACACCGGGGACATCTCCGGCCCGCTGCTGGCCAAGCTCGGTTGCACGTACGTGGTGGTCGGGCACTCCGAGCGGCGGGCCTACCACCACGAGGACGACACCGTCGTCAACGCCAAGGTGAAGGCGGCGCTGACGCACGGCCTGACCCCGATCCTCTGCGTGGGGGAGGGGCTGGACGTCCGCGAGCAGGGCACCCACGTGGCGCACTGCGCCGACCAGCTCGACGGGGGCCTCGCCGGCCTCACGCCCGAGCAGGTGCGGCAGGTCGTGATCGCGTACGAGCCGGTCTGGGCGATCGGCACCGGCAAGACCGCGACCCCGGAGGACGCCCAGGAGGTGTGCGGGGCGGTCCGGCAGCGACTGGCGGAGCGCTTCGGCCAGGACACCGCCGACCAGGTCCGGGTCCTCTACGGCGGCTCGGTCAAGGCGTCCAACGTCGCCTCGATCATGGCCCAGCCGGACGTGGACGGGGGCCTGGTGGGGGGCGCCAGCCTGGACGCGGAGGAGTTCGCGCAAATCTGCCGGTTCCCGGAGCACATCGCTCGCTGA
- the secG gene encoding preprotein translocase subunit SecG produces the protein MPIWFAYTLIVLLVITSILLTLLILLHRGKGGGLSSMFGGGVSSSLAGSSVAEKNLDRYTVLVSVVWFAAIVGLGLWLRLQMNSGA, from the coding sequence ATGCCGATCTGGTTCGCATACACGTTGATCGTGTTGCTGGTCATCACGAGCATCCTGCTCACGCTGCTGATCCTGCTGCACCGCGGCAAGGGCGGCGGCCTGTCGAGCATGTTCGGCGGTGGCGTCAGCTCCAGCCTCGCCGGGTCGTCGGTGGCGGAGAAGAACCTGGACCGTTACACCGTTCTGGTGAGCGTCGTCTGGTTCGCCGCCATCGTCGGTCTCGGGCTCTGGCTCCGCCTGCAAATGAACAGCGGCGCCTGA